A region of Staphylococcus sp. IVB6181 DNA encodes the following proteins:
- a CDS encoding iron ABC transporter permease: MIEKSLRIKQIIALTILIILLLCACAWSMTSGEYQMSIGTFFKTLFGFGEYTDSLILLEFRMPRMLITILAGAALSLSGAMMQSVTNNPLAEPGILGINAGSGFFIALFIVIGQVNADSFIYVLPILSMIGGILTALVIFYFSYSKERGMTPASMVLVGVGLSAALSGGSLTLMSKFDKDQAEFMATWLAGNIWGDEWTFVIALLPWLVVIVPFLFMKANTLNILNTNEQLAQGLGVNVRRARMVILLLAVALSSAAVAVSGAISFIGLMGPHIAKTIVGPRHQLFMPLAVVIGAFLLVFSDTVGQVVLQPSGIPAGIVVALIGAPYFLYLMYRTKSF; this comes from the coding sequence ATGATAGAGAAAAGTTTAAGAATCAAACAAATTATCGCATTGACGATTTTGATTATACTGCTTTTGTGTGCATGTGCTTGGAGTATGACTTCAGGCGAATATCAAATGTCTATCGGTACATTTTTTAAAACACTGTTCGGCTTTGGTGAATACACAGACAGTTTAATTTTATTAGAATTCAGAATGCCGCGAATGCTGATTACTATTCTTGCAGGTGCTGCCTTAAGTTTAAGCGGTGCAATGATGCAGAGTGTGACGAACAACCCGCTTGCAGAGCCGGGTATCCTTGGTATTAATGCGGGCAGCGGTTTCTTTATCGCATTGTTTATTGTTATCGGACAAGTCAATGCGGACAGCTTTATTTATGTATTGCCGATTTTAAGTATGATCGGCGGTATTTTAACAGCGCTGGTTATTTTCTATTTCAGTTATTCTAAAGAACGCGGCATGACACCTGCGAGTATGGTGCTCGTCGGTGTAGGCTTATCGGCAGCTTTATCCGGCGGTTCCCTGACTTTAATGTCAAAATTTGATAAAGACCAAGCTGAATTTATGGCGACATGGCTGGCCGGAAATATTTGGGGTGACGAATGGACATTTGTAATCGCATTACTGCCGTGGCTGGTAGTTATTGTACCGTTCTTATTTATGAAAGCTAATACGCTGAACATCTTAAATACCAACGAACAATTAGCACAAGGCTTAGGTGTGAATGTCAGACGTGCTCGCATGGTCATTTTACTGCTGGCCGTAGCGTTGTCATCGGCAGCGGTCGCAGTCAGCGGCGCCATCAGCTTTATCGGTTTAATGGGTCCGCACATTGCGAAGACGATTGTAGGACCGAGACACCAATTATTTATGCCGCTGGCGGTTGTAATCGGAGCTTTCTTACTGGTCTTTTCTGATACAGTAGGTCAAGTGGTTTTACAACCTTCCGGCATTCCTGCAGGTATTGTCGTTGCTTTAATCGGCGCGCCGTATTTCTTATATCTGATGTATCGTACTAAGTCCTTCTAA
- a CDS encoding GNAT family N-acetyltransferase has translation MEHTIREISINDADDYIVLLKDIYDESNYMLYSPGEYVPSLSSALKQLEHFITSPSNTIYLAEIDGMLIGFAIVTSRKYERTRHETRVRIGIREQYRSKGVGQSLLNAVDAWAYNHSIRRLEALVVPENETAVDLFKSAGYQIEGEMRDKLKIDNKFYSEYVMAKLLH, from the coding sequence ATGGAACATACGATTAGAGAAATAAGTATAAATGATGCGGATGATTATATTGTATTGTTGAAAGATATCTACGATGAGTCTAATTACATGCTGTATAGTCCTGGTGAATATGTCCCTTCGCTTTCAAGTGCACTCAAGCAGCTTGAACATTTCATCACTTCTCCATCAAATACCATTTACCTCGCTGAAATCGACGGTATGCTGATTGGGTTTGCAATTGTAACTTCCCGCAAATACGAGCGCACACGTCATGAAACACGCGTACGTATCGGTATACGCGAACAATACCGCAGCAAAGGTGTTGGGCAATCGTTACTAAACGCGGTGGATGCATGGGCATATAACCACAGTATTCGCCGTTTAGAAGCATTAGTTGTTCCTGAAAATGAAACAGCCGTGGATTTATTTAAATCCGCCGGTTATCAAATTGAAGGCGAAATGCGCGATAAATTAAAGATAGATAATAAATTCTACAGTGAATATGTAATGGCTAAATTATTACATTAA
- a CDS encoding alpha/beta hydrolase: protein MSSRKKRWLIGGAVVGVLVCIAIAIGVKLYMDEQHRQNMKQKVAINNNNVKVFNNITYGKTYPKSQLDIITPAELDKDVKLPVIFWMHGGGFIAGDKQYKNPLLSRIAEQGYIVVNVNYALAPQYKYPTPLIQMDQAVKFIKENPHELPIDFNQVVFGGDSAGAQLNSQYTAIQTDEKLRKEMDFKQRFKPENIRAAIFFGGFYNMNTVKKTEFPRIQLFMRSYTGTENWETEFRDLSEMSTIEHVTKNYPPTFLSVGDADPFASQNEEFAQVLDEKGTSADTLFYDGSHQLRHQYQFHLNLPESKENLTQVQRFLSRNTSSTTMKEQDEQTDSVQLNPY from the coding sequence ATGAGCAGTCGCAAAAAGCGTTGGTTGATAGGAGGGGCCGTTGTCGGTGTCTTAGTATGTATTGCCATAGCTATCGGAGTGAAATTATATATGGATGAGCAGCATAGACAAAATATGAAACAAAAAGTCGCAATTAATAATAACAATGTTAAAGTCTTTAATAATATTACATATGGCAAGACTTACCCGAAAAGCCAACTAGACATTATTACACCAGCAGAATTAGATAAAGATGTGAAGCTGCCTGTAATTTTTTGGATGCATGGCGGCGGTTTTATTGCAGGTGATAAGCAATATAAAAATCCGCTGCTTTCAAGGATTGCTGAACAAGGTTACATTGTCGTGAATGTGAATTATGCATTAGCACCGCAATATAAATATCCGACACCTTTAATCCAAATGGATCAAGCTGTAAAGTTTATTAAAGAAAACCCGCATGAATTGCCGATTGATTTCAATCAAGTGGTCTTTGGCGGAGATTCTGCCGGGGCACAATTAAACAGTCAGTATACAGCGATTCAAACGGATGAAAAATTAAGAAAAGAAATGGACTTTAAACAACGCTTCAAACCTGAAAATATTCGTGCCGCTATCTTTTTCGGCGGATTCTATAATATGAATACAGTGAAGAAAACAGAATTCCCGCGTATTCAATTATTTATGAGAAGTTATACAGGTACAGAAAATTGGGAAACTGAGTTTAGAGATCTATCGGAAATGTCGACAATTGAGCATGTTACTAAAAATTATCCGCCGACATTCTTATCTGTAGGCGATGCCGATCCGTTTGCGAGTCAAAACGAAGAATTTGCACAAGTGTTAGATGAAAAAGGCACTTCTGCAGATACCTTATTCTATGATGGTTCTCATCAACTCAGACATCAGTACCAATTCCATTTGAATCTGCCGGAATCTAAAGAGAACCTGACACAAGTACAACGCTTCTTAAGCCGCAACACAAGCTCTACAACGATGAAAGAGCAAGATGAACAGACGGACTCTGTCCAACTCAATCCATATTAA
- a CDS encoding transposase, whose protein sequence is MNKSYSLDFKLKILQEYKSGQIGYGSLAKKYNIHHSYIERWIYQYDTFGIQGLTFGMTKRKYSKEEKCEIIEYRLEHHLSYKETAKIFNIPNPSLIAQWQKKFNEYGILGLKPKPKGRVSKAMKNKKSEPSNQPLNETEREELERLRYENKLLEIQIELEKKLQSLARKNQTKK, encoded by the coding sequence ATGAATAAAAGTTATAGTTTAGATTTCAAACTTAAAATATTACAAGAATACAAAAGCGGGCAAATTGGTTATGGTTCATTAGCTAAAAAGTACAATATTCATCATTCTTATATCGAAAGATGGATCTATCAGTACGATACCTTCGGTATTCAAGGTCTTACTTTTGGTATGACAAAAAGAAAATATTCAAAAGAAGAAAAATGTGAAATCATAGAATACCGATTGGAACATCATTTATCGTATAAAGAAACTGCGAAAATATTTAATATTCCTAACCCTTCCTTAATTGCTCAATGGCAGAAGAAATTTAATGAGTATGGTATTCTTGGCTTAAAACCAAAACCGAAAGGTCGTGTGTCCAAAGCCATGAAAAATAAGAAGAGTGAACCGTCTAACCAACCATTAAACGAAACTGAAAGAGAAGAACTTGAAAGACTACGTTATGAAAATAAATTGTTGGAAATCCAAATTGAACTCGAAAAAAAGTTACAATCCTTAGCTCGAAAAAATCAAACAAAGAAATAG
- a CDS encoding YitT family protein, producing the protein MNKKTWRDIALVVFGSFMFSFGVNTFIISAQLGEGGVTGLSIVLYYAFHLSPAVTNFVLNAILIVIGYKFLSKRSMYLTILATVLISVFLSLTESWHVETGNMIVNAIFGGSSVGLGIGVIVLAGGTTAGTTILARLANKYLDVSTSYALLFFDLIVVAISITVIPMSKILVTIISLYIGTKVMEFVIEGLNTKKAMTIISSRPDEVAKVIDEKVGRGVTIMDGRGYFSKEEKEILYVVISKTQVSKAKRLIRKIDEQAFLVIHDVRDVYGNGFLVDE; encoded by the coding sequence ATGAATAAAAAGACATGGCGTGATATAGCACTGGTTGTATTCGGAAGCTTTATGTTTTCTTTTGGTGTTAACACGTTCATCATTTCCGCACAATTAGGTGAAGGCGGCGTAACAGGACTTTCTATCGTATTGTACTACGCATTCCATCTTTCACCTGCCGTTACAAACTTTGTGTTGAATGCGATTTTAATTGTAATCGGTTATAAGTTCTTAAGTAAACGCAGTATGTATTTAACTATTCTTGCGACTGTCTTGATTTCAGTTTTCCTAAGTTTAACGGAATCATGGCATGTTGAAACAGGGAATATGATTGTGAATGCTATTTTCGGGGGTTCTTCTGTAGGGCTAGGCATCGGGGTGATTGTTCTAGCAGGAGGTACAACAGCAGGTACAACCATTTTGGCGCGATTAGCCAATAAATATTTAGATGTCAGTACATCTTATGCATTGTTATTCTTTGATTTAATCGTTGTTGCGATTTCAATTACTGTTATTCCGATGAGTAAAATTTTAGTGACAATTATTTCATTATATATCGGAACAAAAGTAATGGAATTTGTAATTGAAGGTTTAAATACGAAGAAAGCGATGACGATTATTTCGAGCCGACCAGATGAAGTGGCTAAAGTCATTGATGAAAAGGTCGGACGCGGAGTTACGATTATGGATGGCCGCGGCTATTTCTCTAAAGAAGAGAAAGAGATTTTATATGTCGTTATCAGTAAGACGCAAGTCTCTAAAGCGAAACGACTTATCCGAAAAATTGATGAGCAAGCCTTCTTAGTCATTCACGATGTGCGTGATGTATACGGCAACGGCTTTTTAGTAGATGAATAA
- a CDS encoding IS3 family transposase, with the protein MLSSKKSNKEIVSAIIELRKEKDYQLNHILKVANIAKSSYHYWKNNLGLKEYKDAPLLKLIKEIIEKNHERVGYRRITLELHAMGIIVNHKKVLRITRENKLLCTKFNHRSRNYKSYKGSTGKVAKNILNRRFVSDRPYQKLLTDITQFNIKNTNTKLYLSPVLDVFSKEIIAYSISRHPNLECALSSLNQAIKNIPELNYRTTVHSDQGWHYQHKAWVKALKDNHIFQSMSRKGNCYDNSPMENFFGLLKQEMFYGEEFNSYEELELEIHKYINYYNNVRRKVNLKGKTPVEYRNLALGK; encoded by the coding sequence ATCCTTAGCTCGAAAAAATCAAACAAAGAAATAGTTTCAGCTATTATTGAGTTAAGGAAAGAGAAAGATTATCAGCTGAATCATATTCTAAAAGTAGCCAATATAGCTAAAAGCAGCTATCATTATTGGAAAAACAATTTAGGTTTAAAAGAGTATAAGGATGCACCTCTGCTGAAGTTGATTAAAGAAATTATCGAAAAAAATCATGAACGTGTTGGTTATCGTAGAATTACTTTAGAGCTTCATGCAATGGGGATTATAGTTAATCATAAGAAAGTTTTAAGAATAACAAGAGAAAATAAACTTTTATGCACAAAGTTTAACCATAGAAGCAGAAACTATAAATCATATAAAGGAAGCACTGGAAAAGTCGCTAAAAATATACTAAATCGAAGATTTGTATCAGATAGACCTTATCAAAAATTATTAACAGATATTACTCAATTCAATATTAAGAATACAAATACAAAGCTTTATTTGTCACCTGTTTTAGATGTATTTTCAAAAGAAATCATCGCTTATTCTATTAGTAGGCACCCAAATTTAGAATGTGCTTTGTCATCTTTAAATCAGGCTATTAAAAATATACCTGAATTAAATTATCGAACTACAGTACATTCTGATCAAGGTTGGCACTACCAGCATAAAGCTTGGGTAAAAGCGCTCAAAGACAATCATATATTTCAAAGTATGTCGCGTAAAGGGAACTGTTATGATAATTCTCCAATGGAGAATTTCTTTGGCCTATTAAAACAAGAGATGTTTTATGGAGAAGAATTTAATTCTTATGAAGAGTTGGAATTAGAAATACACAAATATATCAATTACTATAATAACGTAAGAAGAAAAGTAAATTTAAAAGGCAAGACTCCTGTTGAATACAGAAATCTTGCCTTAGGAAAATAG
- a CDS encoding ABC transporter ATP-binding protein, which translates to MTNRLNGQQVTIGYGDHVIVNDLDVEIPDGKVTSIIGPNGCGKSTLLKALSRLLAVKGGQITLDGKNIHTQSTKEIAKKIAILPQSPDVADGLTTGELVSYGRFPHQKGFGRLSAEDKAEIDWALRVTGTYDFKHRPINDLSGGQRQRVWIAMALAQKTDIIFLDEPTTYLDISHQLEILELVQELNREQGCTIVMVLHDINQAIRFSDHLIAMKAGEIVSSGETQEVLTKDILERCFNIDAELSTDPRTGKPMLVTYDLLCKHYSKV; encoded by the coding sequence TTGACTAATCGTTTAAATGGTCAGCAAGTGACAATTGGATATGGGGATCATGTAATTGTCAATGATTTAGATGTAGAGATTCCTGATGGTAAAGTAACGTCAATTATTGGGCCTAACGGTTGCGGTAAATCGACATTGTTGAAAGCATTATCTAGATTATTAGCGGTCAAAGGCGGACAAATTACGCTTGACGGCAAAAATATTCATACACAATCAACAAAAGAAATCGCAAAGAAAATTGCGATTCTGCCTCAATCACCTGATGTCGCAGATGGTTTAACTACAGGTGAATTGGTATCTTATGGTCGCTTCCCGCACCAAAAAGGTTTCGGACGTTTAAGTGCAGAAGACAAAGCAGAAATTGATTGGGCACTTAGAGTTACAGGCACATACGACTTTAAACACAGACCGATTAATGATTTGAGCGGCGGACAAAGACAACGTGTCTGGATTGCGATGGCATTAGCTCAAAAAACAGATATTATTTTCTTAGATGAGCCTACCACTTATTTAGATATCAGCCACCAATTAGAAATTTTAGAGCTGGTTCAAGAATTGAACCGTGAACAAGGCTGTACTATTGTTATGGTCTTGCATGATATCAACCAAGCGATACGTTTCTCAGATCATTTGATAGCGATGAAAGCAGGAGAAATTGTATCCAGCGGTGAAACGCAAGAAGTGTTGACGAAAGATATTCTAGAGAGATGTTTCAATATTGATGCGGAACTCAGTACTGATCCGAGAACAGGCAAACCTATGCTTGTAACGTATGATTTATTGTGCAAACATTACTCGAAAGTGTGA
- a CDS encoding iron ABC transporter permease: MGEREKKQRYTKFTATLCISLILLLVMLVLSILYGDAHIRLSTIYDAIFHYNASNEQHNIISEIRIPRDLGAILVGMALAVAGAVVQGVTKNGLADPSLIGLNAGASFMLALTYAFMPQAAFGILMLAGFIGAIMGGTIVLMMGRSRTDGFNPIRIILAGAAVSAFLTALSQGIALAFKLNQDLNFWSMGGVSGTTWSQLKWSAPVILITIVLIVLLSRQLTILNLGESLAKGLGQNVGFIRALSLVLTMLLAGIAVAMVGQIAFVGLIVPHIVRFLIGTDYAKVIPVTAILGALLVLLADTAARMLGDAPVGAIVSFIGVPYFIYLIRKGGRTI; this comes from the coding sequence ATGGGTGAGAGAGAGAAAAAACAGAGATACACCAAATTCACAGCAACACTATGTATATCGCTGATATTACTTTTAGTCATGCTGGTACTGTCCATTTTATATGGAGATGCGCATATTCGTTTATCAACGATTTATGATGCGATTTTCCATTATAATGCCTCGAATGAACAGCATAATATTATCAGTGAAATAAGAATACCGAGAGACTTAGGCGCCATTTTAGTCGGCATGGCTTTAGCCGTTGCCGGTGCAGTTGTACAAGGCGTGACGAAAAATGGTTTAGCTGACCCGAGTTTAATCGGTTTAAACGCAGGTGCCAGCTTCATGTTGGCTTTAACCTATGCATTCATGCCGCAAGCTGCATTCGGTATATTGATGCTTGCTGGTTTTATCGGGGCAATCATGGGCGGTACGATTGTATTAATGATGGGCCGTTCTCGTACAGATGGTTTCAATCCGATTCGTATTATATTAGCGGGTGCTGCAGTCAGTGCTTTCCTTACGGCATTAAGCCAAGGTATCGCACTGGCTTTTAAATTAAACCAAGATCTTAACTTTTGGAGTATGGGCGGTGTTTCCGGTACTACATGGTCGCAGCTGAAGTGGAGTGCGCCTGTCATCTTGATTACGATTGTATTGATTGTTTTATTAAGCAGACAATTAACTATCTTAAATCTTGGTGAAAGTCTTGCGAAAGGCTTAGGACAAAATGTCGGTTTTATCCGAGCATTGAGTCTGGTTTTAACGATGCTGCTGGCTGGTATTGCCGTTGCGATGGTAGGTCAAATTGCCTTTGTCGGTTTGATTGTACCGCATATTGTACGCTTTTTAATCGGTACAGATTATGCGAAAGTCATACCCGTCACAGCAATATTGGGTGCACTGTTAGTACTATTGGCTGATACTGCAGCGCGTATGCTTGGCGATGCACCTGTCGGTGCTATCGTGTCATTTATCGGTGTGCCTTACTTTATCTATTTGATTAGAAAAGGAGGGCGCACGATATGA
- a CDS encoding NupC/NupG family nucleoside CNT transporter encodes MYLLINIVGLIVFLGIAVLFSRNRKAIQWKSVGILVVVNLILAWFFVFFPWGNLAVSKMADGISWIIESANAGTGFAFHSFVDTKQMDMAIAALFPILLVVPLFDILMYFNILPKVIGGIGWALAKITRQPKFESFFGIEMMFLGNTEALAVSSEQLKRMNEMRVLTIAMMSMSSVSGAIVGAYVTMIPGELVLTAIPLNIINAIIVTSILNPVSVEEREDIIYHIQQEGVERQPFFSFLGDSVINAGKLVLIIIAFVISFVALADLIDRLIHILSGTVIGWFNVKFSFGLDQILGVIMVPFSLLLGLPWSEAWHVAQQMAKKIVTNEFVVMGQISDEVKTYDPHRRAVISTFLVSFANFSTIGMIIGTLKGIVDKKTSDFVSKYVPMMLLSGILVSLLTAAFVGLFAW; translated from the coding sequence ATGTATTTACTGATCAATATTGTTGGTTTGATTGTATTTTTAGGTATAGCGGTGCTTTTCTCTAGAAACAGAAAAGCGATTCAGTGGAAGTCCGTAGGTATCCTAGTAGTAGTTAACTTGATTTTAGCTTGGTTCTTCGTGTTCTTCCCATGGGGCAACTTAGCGGTTTCTAAAATGGCAGATGGTATTTCGTGGATTATTGAATCTGCAAATGCCGGAACAGGATTTGCGTTCCATAGTTTTGTAGATACAAAACAAATGGATATGGCGATTGCGGCATTGTTCCCTATCTTATTAGTCGTGCCGTTATTCGACATTCTAATGTACTTTAATATTTTACCTAAAGTTATCGGCGGTATCGGCTGGGCTTTAGCAAAAATCACTCGTCAGCCTAAATTCGAATCATTCTTCGGTATCGAAATGATGTTCTTAGGCAACACTGAAGCTTTAGCAGTTTCAAGTGAACAATTAAAACGTATGAATGAAATGCGTGTTTTAACAATTGCGATGATGTCAATGAGTTCTGTTTCTGGTGCGATTGTAGGGGCTTATGTCACTATGATTCCTGGTGAATTAGTACTTACAGCAATTCCGTTGAATATTATTAACGCAATTATTGTTACTTCAATCTTAAACCCTGTCAGCGTTGAAGAACGTGAAGATATTATTTATCACATTCAACAAGAAGGCGTTGAACGTCAACCGTTCTTCTCATTCTTAGGAGACTCTGTTATTAATGCGGGTAAATTAGTATTAATCATTATCGCTTTCGTTATCAGTTTCGTAGCATTAGCTGATTTGATTGATCGTCTCATCCACATTCTTTCAGGTACTGTTATCGGCTGGTTTAATGTTAAATTCAGCTTTGGTTTAGATCAGATTTTAGGTGTGATTATGGTGCCGTTCTCATTATTGCTTGGTTTACCTTGGAGTGAGGCATGGCATGTAGCACAACAAATGGCAAAGAAAATTGTCACAAACGAATTCGTAGTAATGGGACAAATCTCAGATGAGGTTAAAACATATGATCCGCACAGAAGAGCAGTTATTTCAACATTCTTAGTATCATTTGCGAACTTCTCAACAATCGGTATGATTATCGGTACATTAAAAGGAATTGTCGACAAGAAGACATCGGACTTTGTATCTAAATATGTACCTATGATGTTATTATCAGGTATTTTAGTATCATTATTAACAGCAGCATTCGTAGGATTGTTTGCTTGGTAA
- a CDS encoding response regulator transcription factor, translating to MKILLVEDDKSLFEQLKKELEHWDLHVYGIEDFNHVLEEYKEIQPEIIIMDVELPKYDGFYWCRAIRNQSNVPILFLSARDNPMDQVMSMELGADDFMQKPFYTNVLIAKLKAIYRRVYQFNIEEKRMMTWGDVQVDLAKGVLEREGESAHLSKTEMLILEILLQHRNQIVSRDAIITALWDDEAFVSDNTLTVNINRLRKKLAEFGLTHAIETRVGKGYMAHDFD from the coding sequence ATGAAAATTTTATTGGTAGAAGATGATAAATCTTTATTTGAACAATTAAAGAAAGAATTGGAACACTGGGACTTGCATGTATACGGTATAGAAGACTTTAACCATGTCTTAGAAGAATATAAAGAAATCCAACCAGAGATTATCATCATGGATGTTGAATTGCCGAAATATGATGGTTTCTATTGGTGTCGTGCCATTCGTAATCAATCGAATGTGCCGATACTCTTCTTATCCGCTAGAGATAATCCGATGGATCAAGTGATGAGTATGGAATTAGGGGCGGATGATTTTATGCAGAAGCCGTTCTATACCAATGTGCTGATTGCAAAGTTAAAGGCGATTTACCGCCGCGTTTATCAATTTAATATAGAAGAAAAACGTATGATGACATGGGGAGATGTACAAGTGGATTTGGCAAAAGGTGTCTTAGAACGAGAGGGTGAAAGTGCGCACTTGTCGAAAACAGAGATGCTGATACTGGAAATTTTATTACAGCACCGCAATCAAATTGTCAGCCGTGATGCGATTATCACTGCATTGTGGGATGATGAAGCCTTTGTCAGCGATAATACCTTAACGGTGAATATCAATCGTTTAAGAAAGAAACTGGCAGAATTCGGTTTAACGCATGCGATTGAAACAAGAGTCGGCAAAGGATATATGGCACATGACTTCGATTAA